CTGGCTATGAACGACTTGTGGCGTGTGGTGCTTTCCAGCGTAGCAGGCTGCAGTATTGCGGGAGGCGTCAGTATGCTGATGGGAATCCAGGCTTATGTGCCGCATGGGGGATGGTTTATCATACCCACGATGAATAAGCCCCTGGCTTATGTACTGTGTATGATCATCGGGTCAGTGATTATGGGGGTACTGCTGGCTGTGCTCAAAAAGCCGTTGTCGGAGACAGAGCTGAACGGCGGGCTGGATCTGGGCGCGGATGTGCTTCCGTCTGGCGGGTCCTCTTCTCTGGATGACATTGACATTATCAATTTGTAGAAAAAGGCAAGGGAGAACGCGTATGTTGATGAATTTGAAACAGATGCTTGAGGTGGCGGAGGAGCATGATTTCACGGTCGGGGCCTACAATGTGACAGAGAGCAGTATGTTCCGCGCAGTGACGGAGACGGCGGAGCGGCTGCACGCTCCTGCTGTCATCGCCGCAGCCACCAATGAATTTGCTTTCGCCGGAAGCGAATTTTATACATATGTAGTAAAGCGTCTTTCCGGTTCTGACAATCCGTTTGTGCTTCATCTGGATCATGCCCACACCTTCCAGGAGTGTGTTCAGGCGGTACAGGCCGGATTTACCAGCGTGATGATAGATGGTTCGCTGCTTCCCTATGAGGAGAATGTGGAGCTGACCCGGAAGGTAGTTGAGATGGCACATTCAGCAGGGGTCTCGGTGGAGGCTGAGATCGGCACCATAGGGGCGAACATGGGGACGGAGGAAGCTGACGGAGTGGAAGGGATTACTTATACCGATCCGGCGGATGTAGTTGATTTTGTGAGCCGGACGGGAGTAGATGCACTGGCGATCGCTATCGGTACGGCGCATGGACAGTATCCAAAAGGGTATGAACCGCGGCTGCAGTTGGACTTGATCCGGGAGATCAGGAATTTGACAAAGGTGCCTTTAGTCCTCCATGGCGGATCCAATAACCCGGATGAAGAGGTAGAAGAAGGATGCCGTATGGGGCTGCGGAAGGTCAATATATCCAGTGATTTCAAAGTGGCGTATTACCGCAGCATTCAGAACTATCTGAATGAGACCAATGATTTCTATCCTGCCAATATCCTGCCACACGGAATGCAGGAGGTGGAAAAAGTTGTTTCTCATAAAATGCAGTTATTTCACTGCATAGACACCGCTCGCTATTACAGATGAGCGTCTGTCGTTTACCAAAGCGGGGCCTGATTGCCGCAGGTCCCGCGCCCCCTCTTTCGGCCTTTACACATATTTTCAAAGACACCCACATAAACTTACTGTAAAAGATGGTTCCGGGCACTCTGACCAGACGGCGCCGGAATCAAATCTGGAAGGTAAGGTGGGTGCTTTTTCTATGCTGGAACTGGTGAAACAGAACATACATATGAACCGGTGGAAGAATCAGGTAAATACCCAGGTGACTCTGGACGATGATTTCATTGTGCCGGATACCATGAGCGATATTGCGCAGGTGATCCTGGAAGCGGGGGAGATCCAGCTTGAGCCGGTGAAGACCCAGGCGGAAAAGGTGGTGGTCCGCGGCAAGCTGGATTTCCATGTATTATATCGGAAAGAGGAGGGCGGTCTGCAGACGCTGGGCGGCATGATCCCATTTGAGGAGACCATCAACGTGCCGGGGCTGGAGGAAAAAGATTTTGTCAGCGTTTCCTGGCAGCTTGAGGATCTGGATGCGGGCATCATCAATTCCAGAAAATTGAGCATAAAAGCAGTGGTGACACTGGAGGTAAAAGTAGAAACGCTTTTTGACGCGGAGGCGGCTGTAGAGCTGGGGGCCGTACAGGACAGCGGCAGCAGCGAGCCTCAGATCGAGACCCGCAGGCAGTCCATGGAGGTGGCGGCGATCGCCCTGCGGCGGAAGGACACCTACCGGCTCAAGGAGGACATCACCCTGTCCGGCAGTAAACCGGCCATCGACCGGATCCTGTGGACGGAAATGCGTTTAAACGGCGCAACGACGCGTCCCTTAGACGGCAAGATCCACTTAGAGGGCGTCCTGATGATATTCGTCATCTATGAGGGGGAAGGGGAGACGGAGACCATCCAGTGGGTGGAGGAGAGCATCCCGTTTTCCGGCGAGGTGGAGATGCAGGGAGCGGTGGAGGAAATGATCCCGGCCATTGACCTGCGGCTGATACATAAGGGCATTGAAGAAAAGCCCGATTACGACGGGGAAATGCGGGAGCTGGACGTGGATGCGGTGATCGAACTGGACATCCGGCTGTATGAGGAACAGGAGCTGGAGGTGTTGAGCGATCTTTATGCCACCAACCGGGAACTGACCATGGAGACCGGGGAGGCGTGCTTTGACCAGATATTGACCCGCAATACGGGAAAATGCAAGGTTTCAGAAAAGATTGAGCTGGGCGGCGACCAGCGCGTTCTGCAGATCTGTCACAGCACCGGCGCGGTGAAGCTGGATGAGGTTGAGACAAAGGACGATATGCTGGTGATGGACGGCGTGCTGGAGGTGAACATCCTTTACTTAACGGATGATGACAGCCGTCCGGTCCAGTCGGTTACAGAGCCGGTCCCATTTCATTATGAAGCGGAGGTTCCCGGAATCCGGCCGGACAGTATCTGGTATCTGGAAAATGGCGTGGAGCAGCTGACCGCCGTCATGGTAGGCGGAGAGAACGTGGAGGTGAAGGCGGTTCTCGTGCTGGATATGCTGGTGCTTCAGCCGGTGTGCCAGCAGGTGATCAAACGGGCGGAGATCGCGCCGTTAGATACGAAAAAACTGCAGCAGATGCCCGGGATCGTGGGATATCTGGTGCAGGAAGGCGATACTTTATGGGAGATCGCCAAACGGTTCCACACGACGGTGGACAATATCATGACCACCAACGGCCTGTCGTCCGATGTGATCCACCCCGGAGACAGCCTGATCCTGGTAAAAGAAATTACCAGGCAGTAGCGTGAATGAAAATCAGGCTATAAGGGAAATACTAAGCCCTGGATATCTGACCAGGCACACTTTCAGCAACTGCGGTATATGATAGAGTATGGCAACCCGCATCCGGCTGGTGCTTCAGATAGATCAGGGCAACCTGGGCGCCATCCGTGTACTTGCAAGCACGGATGACGCCTACATAGATTCATGCATTTGCAGGCACGGGTGACGCAAGTGCAGCTTTTGTGTGTATTACCGGTCATCACAGGCCTTTAAAAATAATTTCAGCAAATCCAGCGCGTATCTGCGTTTCTGTTCGCTGCAGGTTCCCAGCATATTAAGGACCGTTTCCTGTGTTTGCAGCATCTCAGGCGTTCTCGCCGAATAATCATCCTGATAACCATAGATCAGATAGTCGAGAGAAATATTGAGACTAGACGACAGCTTAAGCAATGTATCAATGGACATGCCGCAGGTTCCGCGTTCAATATCCTGGCAGTACTTGTAAGCACGCCCTACCTTTTCTGCCAGTTCTTCCTGGGTCAGCCCCAGTAAAATGCGCCTTTTTCGGATCCGTTCCCCCACTGCAATACGATTGTATAATTCCATATCCTAATTCCTTCCATAAGAGCTAAAAACAAGTTGCGATAAAAGTCCATCGAGATACTATTATCTGCTATAAAATCAGAGGCAATACACCTGTTAATAACGTAATATAAACACCTGTTTTAAACGCAAAAATTATTGACTGGGTAAAAGAAACGTGTTAACATAGTTACATGGATTTGATAATCCTCAATTGCAAAGCAGATTTGTAAGTGGGGGAAAAGGAGGAAACTGTATGAAAGGTTTTAAGAGAAAGCTGTCCTGGCTGCTCATCTTGTCGATGATATTGGGACAGGCGTCGTTTTCATCCCTTGCGGATTCGGATGACGACGACTATGACGACACGGAGATTGTGTTGATCAACGACTTGTTTGGAGGAAGCTCCGGAAGGATGGGAAGCGCACGGACAGGAGTGGCGGTGCCGGAATTTAAGGATGTCAAATGGAATGAGCTGGCATCTCCCAGCGTGACATGGGAGGAGGACAGTGAAAGTACTGCCTATTACGCCAACGGCAAAGCAGTCACCATCATTGCATCCGGTTCCAACACCTATATTGTGGAAGACGCCAACGGTGCATTTACAGAGGTGAATGGGAGTAAGACCAGTTATGTATATGGAGGGGCGACTGCGTCCAATGCCCAGATCAGGTCAACAGACATCACACTGCAGGGCGGAAGGGTCAATACGATCATTGGAGGCAACAAGTATGCCGGTACGATCGATCAGGTAAAGATCACGATCAACAGCGGCGGCGCAGGAGTGGTATATGCCAATGCCAGCTCCGGTGCAGGAAAGACCGGCATCGGTGATATCAGCGGCGCATCTTCCTATGCAGCTCGTCAGGACCGGACTGTGAAACATGCGGAGATATCTGTATATGGCGGCTCTGTCAGCACACTGCTGGCTGGAAATGCAGGTTACTCTTATACGGAGGATCTAAAGATCCAGATCGCAGGCGGGAAAATCGGGGCGACCACCGCGGATGAGGATAACAGATGGGGCGTATTTGCAGGCGGCGCCAATGGTGAAGTGAAGAAATCCACTGTGATCGTGGATGGAGGAGACGTGAGCGCCTTATCCATCGGGCAGCGCGCATATGTGCAGAAGGCTGCTTATGAGCTGAACGGCGGTAAGATCGGAGAGATATACGCAGGTTCCTGGTATCCGGGCGGCGAACGCTTTGAAAACTATGAGAAAGGAACCAGTCGCGGGAATTTCCATTATGGTAAAGCGGAAAAGATGGATATTTCCATTGGACAGGGTGTAACATACAACGGTCTGTATGCAGGCTTCCATCTGCTGGATTCAGAGCGGGAAGGTGCTTTGGAATGGCTGGAAAAAGGCGGTTACGGATTCGTGACGGAGAATTATTACGGCAGTTCCAATAAGCCGGCGGTTACAGTTTCCGTAGGAGCATCCCCGGTGGAGGAACCGGGGGTCAGCGACTGGCTGGACGGCAATGACATGATCCATAATGGATTTGATGCTTCAAAAGAATACAGCGTCTATATGACGCTGAATCTTCCGAAGGTCACAGCAGAAAATGCGGCAATAAAAGTCGCAGACGGGGAAGTGGCAAAAGGGACCGCTGGGGAGATGTACATACTTCCGGGCACAGAAGTGAGCGTTATGGCAGATGAAGCGGAACAGGATCACAAATTCAGCGGCTGGGAATTTGCCGGCGCGGATCTGTCGGATGAGTTTAGCGGAAAAGAAAAAGAAGTGATTTTCACAATGCCGCAGGGAATGTCTGATATTATACTGAAAGCGCTTTACGCAGAAAAGGGACTGGTTCTGGATACGGAAACCCTGAATCTGGATCTGTATCAGAACAGTGGGGAAATGGATCAGGCAGACATTATGATCGAGGAGTCCGATTATGCGACGCCCAGCGTTGCGGATTATGATAACTCCGTTATTTCCATAGATGAGATCAACGAGGACGGAACAGTAAGCGGCTGGAGGGTCACTGCCCTTAAGACAGGAGAGACAACCATCACATTTACCGCGGCGGACAGCTCCAGAATCCTGGCAGAGGTTATGGTTACAGTAGTGGACACCACCCCGGAGCTTAAGGTAGAAGGCGGCAGGATCACAGCTGTAGACGGGAATCCGGTATCTGGAGGGATAACAACCGGGAATTATCCGGAAGGCGCGGACATAACCTTGAGCCCTGATACACTGCCGGATAAGATATTTACGGGGTGGAAAGTGACAGGAAGCAGCGGCGCATCGGTTGATGGTGAGAATATACTGGTGATGCCGGAC
This portion of the Clostridium sp. AN503 genome encodes:
- a CDS encoding ketose-bisphosphate aldolase, producing the protein MLMNLKQMLEVAEEHDFTVGAYNVTESSMFRAVTETAERLHAPAVIAAATNEFAFAGSEFYTYVVKRLSGSDNPFVLHLDHAHTFQECVQAVQAGFTSVMIDGSLLPYEENVELTRKVVEMAHSAGVSVEAEIGTIGANMGTEEADGVEGITYTDPADVVDFVSRTGVDALAIAIGTAHGQYPKGYEPRLQLDLIREIRNLTKVPLVLHGGSNNPDEEVEEGCRMGLRKVNISSDFKVAYYRSIQNYLNETNDFYPANILPHGMQEVEKVVSHKMQLFHCIDTARYYR
- a CDS encoding SPOCS domain-containing protein produces the protein MLELVKQNIHMNRWKNQVNTQVTLDDDFIVPDTMSDIAQVILEAGEIQLEPVKTQAEKVVVRGKLDFHVLYRKEEGGLQTLGGMIPFEETINVPGLEEKDFVSVSWQLEDLDAGIINSRKLSIKAVVTLEVKVETLFDAEAAVELGAVQDSGSSEPQIETRRQSMEVAAIALRRKDTYRLKEDITLSGSKPAIDRILWTEMRLNGATTRPLDGKIHLEGVLMIFVIYEGEGETETIQWVEESIPFSGEVEMQGAVEEMIPAIDLRLIHKGIEEKPDYDGEMRELDVDAVIELDIRLYEEQELEVLSDLYATNRELTMETGEACFDQILTRNTGKCKVSEKIELGGDQRVLQICHSTGAVKLDEVETKDDMLVMDGVLEVNILYLTDDDSRPVQSVTEPVPFHYEAEVPGIRPDSIWYLENGVEQLTAVMVGGENVEVKAVLVLDMLVLQPVCQQVIKRAEIAPLDTKKLQQMPGIVGYLVQEGDTLWEIAKRFHTTVDNIMTTNGLSSDVIHPGDSLILVKEITRQ
- a CDS encoding helix-turn-helix transcriptional regulator, with protein sequence MELYNRIAVGERIRKRRILLGLTQEELAEKVGRAYKYCQDIERGTCGMSIDTLLKLSSSLNISLDYLIYGYQDDYSARTPEMLQTQETVLNMLGTCSEQKRRYALDLLKLFLKACDDR